Proteins from a genomic interval of Micromonospora sp. NBC_00389:
- a CDS encoding LCP family protein, which translates to MQYRQEYAEPETQFIEAQSPPEPTEEAPPRRRRWRKVVLITFVVLALLGGAGMVAGGLYFRSINSGIERVDAFGEVPEAERPQVVETAKGAMNIMILGSDSRDPENDSGSRTDTIILAHLPKDRSSAQLISIPRDTWVNVPKSPQGRGGRDAKINASFAWGGVPLMVQTVEKFTGVRVDHVTMVDFGGFKEIVDALGGINVDVEKGFTTLYALNGSRTFNAGPQKMDGAAALDYARERHAFADGDFARIRHQQQVIKAILDKAASGGTLANPAKLNSFVKATADAVAVDKSLNLLDLAAELRELRSGNLTFLTCPTKGTGQIGNESVVLADKEKATRVFNAVRNDNVPEILSAAK; encoded by the coding sequence ATGCAGTATCGCCAGGAGTACGCGGAGCCCGAGACTCAGTTCATTGAGGCGCAGTCGCCACCGGAGCCGACCGAGGAGGCGCCTCCGCGGCGTCGCCGGTGGCGCAAGGTCGTACTGATCACCTTCGTGGTCCTGGCGTTGCTCGGCGGTGCCGGAATGGTCGCCGGAGGGCTCTACTTCCGCTCTATCAACTCCGGGATCGAGCGAGTCGACGCTTTCGGGGAGGTGCCGGAGGCCGAGCGCCCGCAGGTGGTCGAGACCGCCAAGGGCGCCATGAACATCATGATTCTCGGCAGTGACTCGCGTGACCCGGAGAACGACTCCGGCTCCCGCACCGACACGATCATCCTGGCCCACCTCCCGAAGGACCGGTCGAGCGCGCAGCTCATCTCGATCCCCCGGGACACCTGGGTGAACGTGCCAAAGTCCCCGCAGGGGCGGGGTGGCCGGGACGCGAAGATCAACGCATCGTTCGCGTGGGGTGGCGTTCCGTTGATGGTGCAGACCGTCGAGAAGTTCACCGGCGTCCGCGTCGACCACGTGACGATGGTCGACTTCGGAGGCTTCAAGGAGATCGTCGACGCGCTCGGTGGCATCAACGTGGACGTGGAGAAGGGCTTCACCACGCTGTACGCGCTCAACGGCAGCCGGACGTTCAACGCCGGCCCGCAGAAGATGGACGGGGCAGCGGCGCTCGACTACGCACGCGAACGCCACGCCTTCGCCGATGGCGACTTCGCCCGGATCCGCCACCAGCAGCAGGTGATCAAGGCGATCCTGGACAAGGCGGCGTCGGGCGGGACGCTCGCCAACCCGGCCAAGCTGAACTCCTTCGTCAAGGCGACGGCGGACGCGGTGGCGGTGGACAAGTCCCTGAACCTGCTGGACCTCGCGGCCGAGCTTCGCGAACTGCGCAGCGGCAACCTGACGTTCCTCACCTGCCCCACGAAGGGCACGGGTCAGATCGGCAACGAGAGCGTCGTCCTCGCCGACAAGGAAAAGGCCACGCGGGTGTTCAACGCGGTACGCAACGACAACGTGCCGGAGATTCTGTCCGCCGCAAAGTAG
- a CDS encoding class I SAM-dependent methyltransferase has protein sequence MDATQLRRAIARTPLAPVAAFPKRLARVARHDAKVLRISARWLVTSREHHNYTYELTKLSRHHLSWFVSVVCDRPVKEVRGWLDEIESDHALRQHIEQATAAASRRGLADKQVHYARRIGWYAIVRATRPAHVVETGVDKGLGSCVLAAALLRNAQEGHPGRVTSLDINPEAGYLAASAPWSEVVDLVIGDSIASIGALDRPVDLFLHDSDHSRAHEKREFDAVEPKLAPGAILLTDNVTSTNVLAEHAERTGRRFLAYRESPANHWYPGDGIGVAW, from the coding sequence GTGGACGCCACTCAGTTGCGCCGAGCCATCGCCCGTACTCCCCTCGCACCCGTCGCTGCCTTCCCCAAGCGGCTTGCCCGGGTCGCCCGCCACGACGCCAAGGTGCTCCGCATCTCGGCCCGGTGGCTGGTCACCTCTCGGGAGCACCACAACTACACGTACGAGCTGACCAAGCTCAGCCGCCACCACCTGTCCTGGTTCGTCAGCGTGGTCTGCGACCGGCCCGTCAAGGAGGTCCGCGGGTGGCTCGACGAGATCGAGTCAGACCACGCGCTGCGCCAGCACATCGAGCAGGCCACCGCCGCTGCCTCCCGCCGTGGCCTCGCGGACAAGCAGGTCCACTACGCCCGGCGGATCGGCTGGTACGCGATCGTGCGGGCCACCCGCCCCGCACACGTGGTGGAGACCGGCGTCGACAAGGGGTTGGGCAGTTGCGTCCTGGCTGCCGCCCTGCTGCGTAACGCGCAGGAGGGTCATCCGGGCCGGGTCACCTCGCTGGACATCAACCCGGAGGCTGGCTACCTGGCCGCCAGCGCGCCCTGGTCCGAGGTGGTCGACCTGGTGATCGGCGACTCGATCGCCTCGATCGGGGCGCTGGACCGCCCGGTCGACCTGTTCCTGCACGACAGCGACCACAGCCGGGCCCACGAGAAGCGCGAGTTCGACGCGGTGGAGCCGAAGCTCGCCCCCGGCGCGATCCTGCTCACCGACAACGTCACCAGCACCAACGTGCTCGCCGAGCACGCCGAGCGCACCGGGCGGCGGTTCCTCGCCTACCGGGAGAGCCCCGCCAACCACTGGTACCCGGGCGACGGCATCGGCGTGGCATGGTAG